DNA from Thermodesulfobacteriota bacterium:
TCTGTATTTCCAGATAGTTGGAAAAATACGTCTTACACTATTTCCTAAGACAAATCATTGGTGGCATGTAACGCTTTATCTCTCACCAAGGGGAATGACTACTAGACCAATACCATACAATAACATGATCTTTGAGATTGAGTTTGATTTCATCGATCATAAACTCAATATTCTCTCAAGTAAGGGCGATAAAAGCTCGTTCTCACTTGAAGGCTTATCAGTCTCATCCTTCTACAATAAGATTATAGATTCTCTAAGCTCAATTGGTGTAGATGTTTCTATAGTAGCAAAACCATATGATGTTCCTTTTAGTGAAACACCCTTTGACACAGACAAAGAGCATGGCTCCTATGATAAAGAATATGTGAACAGATATTGGCGTATACTAGTACAGGTTAATTCTGTTTTTGAGGAATTTAGGGCTAAGTTTATAGGAAAAAGCACCCCGGTTCATCTTTACTGGCACCACGCAGATCTTGCAGTTACCAGATTCTCCGGTAAACAAGCTCCGCCTATGGACGGAGGAACAAATGCCGATAAGGAAGCATATTCACACGAAGTAATCAGTTTTGGATTCTGGGCAGGAGATCAAACCGTAAGAGCTCCAGCTTTTTATTCATACACATACCCAGAGCCGCCGGGATTAGCTGAGGAACCACTTCAGCCAAAACAAGCATTTTGGAACACTGATAACGGCGCTATGGCAGTGCTCATGTATGACGACC
Protein-coding regions in this window:
- a CDS encoding DUF5996 family protein, producing the protein MTDKQESHSFFPALPIEDWEETKNTLHLYFQIVGKIRLTLFPKTNHWWHVTLYLSPRGMTTRPIPYNNMIFEIEFDFIDHKLNILSSKGDKSSFSLEGLSVSSFYNKIIDSLSSIGVDVSIVAKPYDVPFSETPFDTDKEHGSYDKEYVNRYWRILVQVNSVFEEFRAKFIGKSTPVHLYWHHADLAVTRFSGKQAPPMDGGTNADKEAYSHEVISFGFWAGDQTVRAPAFYSYTYPEPPGLAEEPLQPKQAFWNTDNGAMAVLMYDDLRKLDNPRQALLDYLESAYNAGANRAEWNKEGFELKAVK